A segment of the Nitrosopumilus sp. genome:
TTATCTTGAACATTTTGTAAAATCGTTTTACCTTTTTCAAATTTCTTAACTTCTTTTAGCTTTTGTTTTTTCTGATCTTTTGAAACTTGTTTCAATGAAAGATCTATGTCTCCTCGTTGAGAATTCACTTTTTTTACAAGAAGAACTTTTCTCTCTCCGTCTCTGACAAATCTGTTTACTGATCTAATCCAACCTGGGGCAATTTCAGAAATGTGTAAAAATCCTTGAATGTCATCATATTCATCTAATGTCACATATGCTCCGTGATCCATTACTTTGGTCACTGTTGCAAGAACAATTTCACCTTGCTCAGGCATTTCTTGAATCTCTGTAGACATTTCTTCTAAAACCTCTTTCTGTGTAAATTAATGTTGCTGGTTAGAAATCAATTCCTTTTTTTGCTTTAATCCCTTTCTGAAATGGGTGCTTTATTTCCCTCATTTCGGTAACTAGATCAGATGCCTCGATCACTTCTTCTCTGGCATAATTACCTGTCAGAATTAGATCTACTCCTTTAGGTTTTGATTTGATAATATCTAGAACATCTTCTACTGAAACTAGTTTAAGATTTACAGCGTAATTTATCTCATCTAAAATTACAATATCATATTTTCCTGATTGGATTTTTTCATTACTAATTCTAACTGCTTCTTTGGCAATATTCTCATGATCTTCTTTTGGACTTTTGTCATCCATAATTCCTACGAATCCTTTTCCTACTGCTACCACCTCAAACTCCGGTTCAAGCCTTTTCGATGAATGCATTTCACCATAATGCCATGAGCCCTTGATGAATTGAATCA
Coding sequences within it:
- the cobO gene encoding cob(I)yrinic acid a,c-diamide adenosyltransferase; protein product: MEENGLTIVYTGKGKGKTTAALGIALRATGYQKKTCMIQFIKGSWHYGEMHSSKRLEPEFEVVAVGKGFVGIMDDKSPKEDHENIAKEAVRISNEKIQSGKYDIVILDEINYAVNLKLVSVEDVLDIIKSKPKGVDLILTGNYAREEVIEASDLVTEMREIKHPFQKGIKAKKGIDF